One Cryptomeria japonica chromosome 9, Sugi_1.0, whole genome shotgun sequence genomic window carries:
- the LOC131072783 gene encoding uncharacterized protein LOC131072783: MGSSDCSTNSEKSAENENRFHCRRSLFITSSHSSCSASSESSEKQRRNIPAMENNDYAWSPLKPCSIKRQREVGGGKGKEKAKENKNEKKTKENATVVKLDKSGKGKRAAWNAKDEVALSRGIRGCSEKGKPLPRNSVIFNNVKSKLDDEYSDTQMSNKLKLFRSATEKTKNPDFGFKNAHEETAHNLSKEIWGKKEEEETAPGNKRVADMWCDDEEEKKKNKEAEEDLNIGSVKVSVSSLVEVIIEVVKESMDAQKEFFKEMLNENRNTMSKHKDELLAANQNMLKQVIQANPRFSSNR; the protein is encoded by the coding sequence ATGGGATCGTCAGATTGTTCTACCAATTCTGAAAAATCTGCCGAAAATGAGAATAGATTTCATTGCAGACGGTCATTGTTTATCACATCTTCCCATTCTTCTTGTTCTGCTTCTTCAGAAAGCAGTGAAAAGCAACGGAGAAATATTCCCGCCATGGAAAATAATGATTATGCTTGGTCACCACTGAAACCCTGTTCAATTAAGCGACAGAGGGAGGTTGGAGGCgggaaaggaaaggaaaaggcAAAGGAAAACAAGAATGAGAAGAAGACAAAGGAAAATGCTACTGTAGTAAAACTTGACAAGTCTGGAAAAGGAAAGAGAGCAGCTTGGAACGCAAAGGACGAAGTTGCGCTTTCAAGGGGAATCAGAGGGTGCTCCGAAAAGGGTAAGCCATTGCCTAGAAATTCTGTTATATTCAACAATGTGAAGAGCAAGCTTGATGACGAGTACAGCGACACACAGATGTCCAACAAACTAAAGTTGTTTAGATCTGCTACGGAGAAGACGAAGAACCCTGATTTTGGCTTCAAGAATGCACACGAAGAAACTGCCCATAATTTGTCAAAGGAAATTTGggggaaaaaggaagaggaggagaCCGCCCCTGGAAATAAAAGGGTAGCAGACATGTGGtgcgatgatgaagaagaaaagaagaagaacaaggaggCAGAGGAAGACCTAAACATAGGGTCTGTGAAGGTTTCAGTTTCCTCCCTTGTTGAGGTCATTATAGAGGTGGTTAAAGAAAGTATGGATGCTCAAAAAGAGTTTTTTAAGGAGATGCTTAATGAGAACAGAAATACGATGAGTAAGCACAAAGATGAACTGCTTGCGGCAAATCAGAATATGTTAAAGCAAGTGATCCAAGCTAATCCGAGATTTTCCAGCAATAGATAA